A single Tenacibaculum sp. Bg11-29 DNA region contains:
- a CDS encoding heme-binding protein: protein MNITLTEAKKVIAAAALKAEALNTKMSISVVDSSASLVAFERMDDAFLGPIDIAIKKAKTASLFGKNTGALGQLSQPGGPLYNIEHSNNGLITFPGGIPIKNEQNIIIGAIGVSGSTVENDFEVAQAGANAI, encoded by the coding sequence ATGAATATAACTTTAACAGAAGCAAAAAAAGTAATTGCGGCTGCTGCATTAAAAGCCGAAGCTTTAAATACTAAAATGAGTATCTCTGTGGTAGATTCAAGCGCAAGTTTAGTTGCTTTCGAACGCATGGATGATGCTTTTTTGGGTCCTATTGATATTGCTATTAAAAAAGCAAAAACAGCGAGTCTTTTTGGTAAAAACACTGGAGCACTTGGACAATTATCGCAACCTGGAGGTCCTTTATACAATATTGAACATTCTAATAATGGTTTAATTACTTTCCCTGGAGGAATACCAATAAAAAACGAACAAAACATAATTATTGGCGCTATTGGAGTAAGTGGTAGTACGGTTGAAAATGATTTTGAAGTAGCCCAAGCTGGTGCAAATGCTATTTAA
- the rsmG gene encoding 16S rRNA (guanine(527)-N(7))-methyltransferase RsmG encodes MELIKKYFNDLTETQLEQFSKLQGLYEDWNLKINVVSRKDIDELYLRHVLHSLGIAKVVSFKPGSKVMDVGTGGGFPGIPLAILFPETQFHLVDSIGKKIKVVNEVVEGLGLLNVKTTNGRVEEVKDTYDFIVSRAVAQMETFVGWTKGRIAKKQNHDLKNGILYLKGGDLTEELEKYTSATIYNLPDFFEEEFFETKKVVHLGMKFKS; translated from the coding sequence ATGGAACTTATAAAAAAATACTTTAACGATTTAACTGAAACACAGTTAGAACAGTTCTCTAAATTACAAGGTTTGTATGAAGATTGGAACTTGAAAATTAATGTTGTTTCTCGTAAAGACATTGATGAATTATATTTGCGACATGTTTTACATTCATTAGGTATTGCTAAGGTTGTGTCTTTTAAACCAGGTTCTAAAGTGATGGATGTTGGTACAGGTGGAGGTTTCCCTGGAATTCCGTTAGCTATTTTATTTCCTGAAACACAATTTCATTTAGTTGATTCTATAGGTAAAAAGATAAAAGTAGTAAACGAAGTAGTTGAAGGTTTGGGTTTGTTAAACGTAAAAACAACGAACGGACGTGTAGAGGAGGTTAAAGATACGTATGATTTTATTGTAAGCAGAGCCGTTGCACAAATGGAGACTTTTGTTGGTTGGACAAAAGGAAGGATTGCTAAAAAGCAAAACCACGATTTAAAAAACGGAATTTTGTATTTAAAAGGTGGCGATTTAACCGAAGAGTTAGAGAAATATACATCAGCAACAATTTATAATTTGCCAGATTTTTTTGAAGAAGAATTTTTTGAAACTAAAAAAGTGGTGCATTTAGGAATGAAATTTAAGAGCTAA
- a CDS encoding helix-turn-helix transcriptional regulator has product MGLTKSEIFTPEQNDLAKIAKVLGHPARIAILQHLFKINSCVCGDLVNEIGLAQPTISQHLKELKNMKLIKGNIEGTSVCYCIDQDNWKQIKTLLNSFLNLDGNSSNCC; this is encoded by the coding sequence ATGGGACTCACCAAGTCAGAAATATTTACACCAGAACAAAATGATCTTGCTAAAATAGCAAAGGTGCTTGGGCACCCTGCTCGCATTGCCATTTTACAACATTTATTTAAAATAAACTCTTGTGTTTGTGGTGATTTAGTAAACGAAATCGGATTAGCACAACCTACTATTTCTCAACACTTAAAGGAACTAAAAAACATGAAACTTATTAAAGGCAACATAGAAGGTACGAGTGTTTGTTATTGCATAGACCAAGACAACTGGAAACAAATAAAAACATTGTTAAATAGCTTTTTAAATCTTGATGGAAACTCAAGTAATTGCTGTTAA
- a CDS encoding pyridoxal phosphate-dependent aminotransferase yields the protein MSNALSNRINSLPVSQTLAMAAKARELKAAGRDIISLSLGEPDFNTPDFIKDAAIEAINQDYNSYTPVDGYVELKEAICVKFKRDNNLTYAPNQIVVSTGAKQSIANIAQVLLNPGDEVLLPAPYWVSYSAIATLCEAKFVEIPSSIEDDFKITPAQLEAAITPKTKMIFFNSPNNPSGTIYSEAEYRALAKVLENYPNIYILSDEIYEHINYGTKPFSFGAIESMYDRTITVNGLAKAFAMTGWRIGFIGAPQWIAKACTKMQGQITSGTNCIAQRAAITAVLAEPSKVQYMVDEFKTRRDLVLDLLGKIDGFKLNVPEGAFYVFPDISAFFGKTIKGKEIKNASDFSMLLLEEANVATVTGEAFGAPACVRMSYAASELQLREAIKRIKEILS from the coding sequence ATGTCAAACGCATTATCAAACAGAATTAACAGTTTACCTGTTTCGCAAACTTTAGCAATGGCAGCTAAAGCAAGAGAGTTAAAAGCAGCCGGAAGAGATATCATTAGTTTAAGTTTAGGTGAACCAGATTTTAACACACCTGACTTTATTAAAGATGCCGCTATTGAAGCAATTAACCAAGATTATAATTCATATACTCCTGTTGATGGATATGTAGAATTAAAAGAAGCAATTTGCGTAAAGTTTAAACGTGATAATAACTTAACCTATGCTCCTAATCAGATTGTAGTTTCAACTGGTGCTAAACAATCTATCGCTAACATCGCACAGGTTTTATTAAACCCCGGAGATGAAGTTTTATTACCAGCTCCTTATTGGGTAAGTTATTCAGCAATTGCTACTTTATGTGAAGCAAAATTTGTTGAAATCCCTTCTTCTATTGAAGATGATTTTAAAATTACTCCAGCACAATTAGAAGCAGCAATTACGCCTAAAACAAAAATGATTTTCTTTAATTCACCTAACAACCCAAGTGGTACTATTTATAGTGAGGCTGAATATAGAGCATTAGCTAAAGTTTTAGAAAATTATCCGAATATCTATATTTTATCTGATGAAATATATGAACATATTAATTATGGTACCAAGCCTTTTAGTTTTGGTGCTATCGAAAGCATGTATGATCGCACAATTACCGTAAATGGTTTAGCAAAAGCATTTGCTATGACTGGTTGGAGAATTGGCTTTATTGGCGCTCCACAATGGATTGCAAAGGCATGTACAAAAATGCAAGGACAAATTACCTCTGGAACAAATTGTATTGCACAACGTGCTGCAATTACAGCTGTTTTAGCTGAGCCAAGTAAAGTTCAATACATGGTAGACGAATTTAAAACTCGTAGAGATTTAGTTTTAGATTTATTAGGTAAAATTGATGGTTTTAAATTGAACGTACCTGAAGGTGCTTTTTATGTTTTTCCAGATATATCTGCTTTCTTTGGTAAAACGATTAAAGGAAAAGAAATTAAGAATGCTAGTGATTTTTCTATGTTATTATTAGAAGAAGCAAATGTAGCTACCGTTACTGGTGAAGCTTTTGGAGCACCTGCATGTGTTCGTATGTCTTACGCAGCATCAGAATTACAATTACGCGAAGCTATTAAAAGAATTAAAGAGATCTTAAGTTAA
- a CDS encoding DUF6428 family protein, whose translation MKLSEIKRHLASLKTIAFKLPNGELVPNHFHVTEVGKITKNFIDCGGTIRNEEVVNFQLWKADDYDHRLHPEKLVHIIELSEKTLNIPDLDIEVEYQGATIGKYGLDFDGTNFLLTTKQTDCLAKDNCGIPEAKPKVKLSNIQVQNSCDPNSGCC comes from the coding sequence ATGAAATTATCAGAAATTAAAAGACATTTAGCGTCATTAAAAACAATTGCTTTTAAATTACCTAATGGAGAATTAGTACCTAATCATTTTCACGTAACTGAGGTTGGAAAAATAACTAAAAACTTTATTGACTGTGGCGGAACTATAAGAAACGAAGAGGTTGTAAACTTTCAATTATGGAAAGCTGATGATTATGATCACAGGTTACATCCAGAAAAATTAGTTCACATTATTGAACTTTCAGAAAAAACATTAAATATTCCTGATTTAGATATTGAGGTAGAGTACCAAGGTGCTACAATTGGTAAATATGGCTTAGATTTCGACGGAACAAATTTTTTACTCACAACAAAACAAACTGATTGTTTAGCAAAAGATAATTGTGGAATTCCTGAAGCAAAGCCAAAAGTAAAATTATCAAACATACAAGTACAAAACAGTTGCGACCCAAATTCTGGTTGTTGTTAA
- the chrA gene encoding chromate efflux transporter — MPQKNDLKEIAKLFFKLGSIGFGGPAAHIAMMEDEVVKKRKWMTQAHFLDLIGATNLIPGPNSTEMTMHCGHERAGWKGLVVAGFSFIFPAVIITSIFAWLYQEYGQLPKVEPFIYGIKPAVIAIIIMAGYRLGKKAIKNTELAILGIIALISCLLGVNEIATLFGCGLLGIGLYFFKQNKNNLYSFIPLFAFQASEFINLSNIKILLTFLKIGTILYGSGYVLFAFLDSELVANGWLTRQALIDAVAVGQITPGPVLSTATFIGWQLNGITGAIVATLGIFLPSFVFVLVLNPLIPKMRNSKIIRSVLDAVNVAAVALIIAVCINMAKDTLVDWRTIVIAITSLIVVFGFKKLNSAFIVLGGALLGFVLTFI; from the coding sequence ATGCCTCAAAAAAACGACTTAAAAGAAATAGCAAAACTCTTTTTTAAACTAGGAAGTATTGGTTTTGGTGGTCCTGCTGCTCATATTGCTATGATGGAAGATGAAGTGGTGAAAAAGAGAAAATGGATGACGCAAGCCCATTTCTTAGATCTTATTGGAGCTACTAATTTAATTCCTGGCCCTAACTCAACAGAAATGACGATGCATTGCGGTCATGAAAGAGCAGGTTGGAAAGGCTTAGTCGTTGCGGGATTCAGTTTTATTTTTCCTGCGGTGATTATCACATCAATTTTTGCTTGGTTGTATCAAGAGTATGGTCAGTTACCAAAAGTTGAACCTTTTATTTACGGTATAAAGCCGGCAGTAATTGCTATTATAATAATGGCAGGCTACAGACTTGGTAAAAAAGCAATAAAAAATACGGAGTTAGCCATTTTAGGAATCATTGCTTTGATTTCTTGCTTATTAGGCGTTAATGAAATTGCAACACTTTTTGGTTGTGGACTTTTAGGTATCGGCTTGTATTTTTTCAAACAAAACAAAAACAATTTATACAGTTTTATTCCGCTATTTGCTTTTCAAGCAAGTGAGTTTATAAACTTAAGTAATATAAAAATATTGTTGACTTTCTTAAAAATAGGAACCATATTATATGGTAGTGGCTACGTGTTATTCGCTTTTTTAGATTCAGAATTAGTAGCAAATGGTTGGTTAACTAGGCAAGCATTAATAGATGCTGTTGCAGTTGGTCAAATAACACCTGGTCCTGTTTTATCTACTGCCACTTTTATTGGGTGGCAACTAAACGGAATAACCGGAGCAATTGTAGCTACGCTTGGTATTTTTCTTCCTTCGTTTGTTTTTGTTTTGGTATTAAATCCGTTAATACCAAAAATGAGGAATTCTAAAATTATTCGTTCGGTTTTAGATGCTGTAAATGTTGCCGCTGTAGCTTTAATTATAGCCGTTTGTATAAATATGGCTAAAGATACTTTAGTAGATTGGCGAACAATTGTTATTGCTATTACTAGTTTAATTGTTGTTTTTGGTTTTAAAAAACTAAACAGTGCTTTTATCGTTTTAGGTGGTGCTCTTCTTGGTTTTGTTTTAACTTTTATATAA
- a CDS encoding protein-tyrosine-phosphatase, with protein MYAQINKSIHNLPEVSNERKEILASLAQYIQDKVNKKKVINLNFICTHNSRRSHLSQIWAQVMAYNYNINNVYTYSGGTEATRMNGTIVNTLVDFGFKIQQLSDNNNPVFAIKYTNNGLPIIGFSKKYDNNFNPVSEFGAIMTCSQADDGCPFITGAEGRFPITFEDPKAYDNTPLEKEKYAACCLLIASEMDYVFSVIKK; from the coding sequence ATGTACGCTCAAATAAATAAAAGCATCCATAACTTACCTGAAGTTTCTAACGAAAGAAAAGAAATATTGGCTTCCTTAGCACAATATATACAAGATAAAGTAAACAAAAAAAAGGTTATTAACCTCAACTTTATTTGTACTCATAATTCTAGGCGAAGTCATTTATCTCAAATATGGGCACAGGTAATGGCTTATAATTATAATATTAACAATGTTTATACATATTCTGGCGGTACAGAAGCTACTAGAATGAATGGTACAATTGTTAATACTTTGGTTGATTTTGGATTTAAAATTCAACAATTATCAGACAATAACAATCCCGTTTTTGCTATAAAATATACGAATAACGGGCTACCGATAATTGGTTTTTCTAAAAAGTATGACAATAATTTTAATCCTGTTTCAGAATTTGGAGCAATTATGACGTGTTCGCAAGCAGATGATGGGTGCCCTTTTATAACAGGAGCTGAAGGTCGTTTTCCTATAACTTTTGAAGACCCGAAGGCATATGATAACACACCTTTAGAAAAAGAAAAATATGCTGCATGTTGCTTATTAATTGCTTCGGAAATGGACTACGTATTTTCGGTTATTAAAAAATAA
- a CDS encoding acyl-CoA desaturase, whose product MKTINFSRTNNVKFFRTLNKRVNTYFKENNIKRTGNWKLYSKAIIMFAAFLVPFILILTVSMPQWAMALLITITGIGMAGVGMNVMHDANHDSFSSRNWLNKLMGSSIYILAGNVYNWKVQHNVLHHTFTNIKGHDEDIDAGRIIRFSKHSKWLPIHQFQKFYSIFLYGLLTINWAITTDFKQMSSYLKRKLSYGKFPNPKVEWTKLVVSKIAYYTLWLVLPLLVMDIAWWKILIGFFIMHYTAGMILSVVFQLAHVVPNTEMPLPDKDGNLEHTWAVHQLYTTSNFAPKNWLVNFYTGGLNHQVEHHIFPHISHVHYNKLAKIVKETAEEFNLPYNEYKTMTRAFIEHFKQLGSLGKEPKLA is encoded by the coding sequence ATGAAGACAATAAACTTCTCTAGAACAAACAACGTAAAGTTCTTTCGAACTCTTAACAAACGAGTTAACACATATTTTAAAGAAAACAATATTAAACGTACAGGTAATTGGAAGCTATATTCAAAAGCCATTATTATGTTTGCTGCTTTCTTAGTTCCTTTTATATTAATTTTAACCGTAAGTATGCCACAATGGGCAATGGCTTTACTTATTACGATTACGGGTATAGGTATGGCTGGAGTTGGTATGAATGTAATGCACGACGCTAACCACGATTCTTTTTCAAGTAGAAACTGGCTAAATAAATTAATGGGTAGTAGTATTTACATTTTAGCAGGAAATGTATATAATTGGAAAGTACAACACAACGTATTACACCATACCTTTACCAATATTAAAGGGCATGATGAAGATATTGATGCTGGTAGAATTATTCGCTTTTCTAAACATTCAAAATGGTTACCTATACACCAATTTCAAAAATTTTATTCAATTTTCTTATACGGATTATTAACTATTAATTGGGCTATTACTACTGATTTCAAACAAATGAGTAGTTATTTAAAACGTAAATTATCGTACGGTAAGTTCCCAAACCCGAAGGTAGAATGGACAAAATTAGTTGTTTCTAAAATTGCTTATTATACTTTATGGCTTGTATTACCATTACTTGTTATGGATATTGCTTGGTGGAAAATTCTAATAGGTTTCTTTATTATGCACTATACAGCAGGGATGATTTTAAGTGTTGTTTTTCAATTAGCACACGTAGTACCTAATACAGAAATGCCTTTACCAGATAAAGACGGTAATTTAGAACACACTTGGGCAGTTCATCAATTATATACTACTTCTAATTTTGCGCCTAAAAACTGGTTAGTTAACTTTTATACTGGTGGATTAAATCACCAAGTTGAACACCATATTTTTCCTCATATCTCGCATGTTCATTATAATAAATTAGCGAAAATAGTAAAGGAAACGGCAGAAGAATTTAATTTGCCATACAACGAATATAAAACAATGACAAGAGCTTTTATCGAGCACTTTAAACAATTAGGTTCTTTAGGTAAAGAACCAAAATTAGCATAA
- a CDS encoding methylated-DNA--[protein]-cysteine S-methyltransferase: MSNTQTTYYKTPIGTAKIVGNENGIQSVSVLDDDFSTPLEMTKTKNIPICLQNCVTQLEEYFAGTRTVFDLKLNPKGTVFQQTVWNELLNISFGKSNTYLEQTKQIGDPKAIRAVASANGKNPIWIIIPCHRVIGSNGSLTGYAGGIWRKKWLLEHESGCKQQTLF, translated from the coding sequence GTGTCTAACACACAAACCACATATTATAAAACTCCAATAGGAACCGCCAAAATTGTTGGTAATGAAAATGGAATTCAATCAGTATCTGTTTTAGATGATGACTTCTCGACTCCGCTCGAAATGACAAAAACTAAAAATATTCCAATTTGTTTACAAAACTGTGTAACTCAATTAGAAGAATATTTTGCAGGAACAAGAACTGTTTTTGATTTAAAATTAAATCCGAAAGGAACAGTTTTTCAACAAACTGTTTGGAACGAATTATTAAATATATCTTTCGGAAAAAGCAACACTTATTTAGAACAAACAAAACAAATTGGCGACCCGAAAGCAATTAGAGCTGTTGCTTCTGCAAATGGTAAAAACCCAATTTGGATTATTATTCCATGTCATCGAGTTATAGGCTCAAATGGCTCTTTAACAGGTTATGCTGGTGGAATATGGCGAAAAAAATGGTTATTAGAACATGAAAGTGGCTGTAAACAACAAACATTGTTTTAA
- a CDS encoding retropepsin-like aspartic protease, giving the protein MASLKKILKKKKYLKIKLKKIVTNHLELKAEINGVKGRFILDTGASNSCVGLDLIEHFKLISEESEIKAAGAGATDMETRKSESNSLKIGKWKTAQCNLVLFDLSHVNTALTQHDAEKVDGIIGADILESGKAFIDYDKKVLYLKKLNKKKRKKMMKVPF; this is encoded by the coding sequence ATGGCAAGTTTGAAAAAAATATTAAAGAAAAAGAAATACCTTAAAATAAAGCTCAAAAAGATAGTAACAAATCATTTAGAGTTAAAAGCAGAGATAAATGGGGTTAAAGGTAGATTTATTTTAGATACAGGTGCATCAAATTCTTGCGTTGGATTAGATTTAATTGAACATTTTAAATTGATATCTGAAGAAAGCGAAATAAAAGCTGCTGGCGCAGGAGCTACAGATATGGAGACTCGAAAATCAGAAAGTAATAGTTTAAAAATAGGTAAATGGAAAACGGCTCAATGCAATTTGGTATTATTTGATTTAAGTCATGTTAATACCGCATTAACGCAACATGATGCTGAAAAAGTTGATGGAATTATCGGTGCTGATATCTTAGAGAGTGGAAAAGCTTTTATTGATTATGACAAGAAAGTACTTTATCTTAAAAAATTAAATAAAAAGAAGCGAAAAAAAATGATGAAAGTTCCGTTTTAG
- a CDS encoding DEAD/DEAH box helicase: protein MQFSDLHLNPSILKVLSEERYHKATLVQQKVIPLVLDKKDVIVGSQTGSGKTAAFALPIIHNLEQEQEAEKGPKKIKALIISPTRELAIQIEESFNTYGKHTNIRAAVVYGGISIKPQKETLAKGIDVLVATPGRFIDLHEQGSIDLSVLKTFVLDEADLMLDMGFIQDVRKIEALCPRKKQTLLFSATMPEKVSDLAKAMLYKPETVNVIPTNNTVNKIGQLLYYTPKKHKVDLCLHLLRNTIQGRIIIFRRTKYGVDKLEQTLTKNGYKVTSVHGDKTQILRNQAIEDFKSNKVNILIATDVAARGIDISKIDAVINVDIPNVPETYVHRIGRTGRAGKSGIAFSFCGADETSYIKAIQEFTERPIKIIDDHPFLLVKPKHIKQPNTISKNKKGRKSEASKKKKKRWY from the coding sequence ATGCAGTTTTCAGATTTACATCTTAATCCATCAATTTTAAAAGTATTAAGCGAAGAAAGGTATCACAAAGCTACTTTAGTACAACAAAAAGTGATTCCGTTAGTACTAGATAAAAAAGATGTAATTGTTGGTTCTCAAACAGGATCAGGTAAAACAGCTGCTTTTGCTTTACCTATTATTCATAATTTAGAACAAGAACAGGAAGCTGAAAAAGGTCCAAAGAAAATAAAAGCTTTAATTATAAGTCCTACTAGAGAGTTGGCAATACAAATTGAAGAAAGCTTTAACACCTATGGTAAACACACCAATATAAGAGCTGCTGTAGTATACGGTGGTATTTCTATAAAACCTCAAAAAGAAACTTTAGCAAAAGGAATTGATGTATTAGTTGCAACTCCAGGTCGTTTTATCGATTTACATGAACAAGGAAGTATCGATTTAAGTGTACTAAAAACCTTTGTTTTAGATGAAGCTGACTTAATGTTAGACATGGGTTTTATTCAAGATGTAAGAAAAATTGAAGCCCTGTGTCCTCGTAAAAAACAAACACTACTTTTTTCTGCAACCATGCCAGAGAAAGTAAGTGATTTAGCAAAAGCAATGTTATATAAACCAGAAACGGTTAATGTAATTCCTACAAACAATACAGTAAACAAAATTGGTCAATTATTATATTATACGCCTAAAAAACATAAAGTAGATTTATGTTTACACCTATTGCGTAATACCATACAAGGACGTATTATTATTTTTAGACGTACAAAATACGGAGTTGATAAATTAGAGCAAACACTTACAAAAAATGGTTATAAAGTAACAAGTGTTCACGGAGATAAAACACAAATTTTACGTAACCAAGCCATTGAAGATTTTAAAAGCAATAAAGTAAATATTTTAATAGCTACCGATGTTGCTGCCCGTGGTATTGATATTAGCAAGATTGATGCTGTTATTAATGTAGACATACCAAATGTACCTGAAACATATGTACACAGAATTGGTAGAACTGGTAGAGCAGGAAAATCTGGAATTGCATTTTCTTTTTGCGGAGCCGATGAAACTAGTTACATTAAAGCAATTCAAGAATTTACTGAAAGGCCAATAAAAATTATTGACGATCATCCTTTTCTTTTAGTAAAACCAAAACATATAAAACAACCGAATACCATTAGTAAGAACAAAAAAGGACGTAAGTCTGAAGCTTCTAAAAAGAAGAAAAAACGTTGGTATTAA
- a CDS encoding TatD family hydrolase yields the protein MITDTHTHLYSEEFDQDRDEMMQRAKSAGVSRFFIPAIDSGSTERMLDLEKNYPNDVFLMMGLHPTYVKENYKEELAHVREWIDKRNFYAIGEIGIDLYWDKTFLTQQQEAFRTQIQWAKEKKLPIVIHCREAFDEIFEVLESEKGDDLFGIFHCFTGTLEQAKKALSYNMKLGIGGVATFKNGKIDKFLNEINIKHIVLETDAPYLAPTPYRGKRNESAYVSNVVDKLVDIYGLTFEEIAEITTQNSKDIFGV from the coding sequence ATGATTACCGATACACATACACATTTATATTCAGAAGAATTTGACCAAGATAGAGACGAAATGATGCAACGCGCTAAAAGCGCTGGAGTATCCCGTTTTTTTATACCAGCAATAGACAGTGGATCTACAGAACGAATGCTTGACTTAGAAAAAAACTACCCTAACGACGTATTTTTAATGATGGGACTGCACCCAACCTATGTTAAAGAGAATTATAAGGAAGAACTTGCTCATGTAAGAGAATGGATTGATAAACGTAATTTTTATGCTATTGGAGAAATAGGAATTGATTTATATTGGGATAAAACATTTCTAACACAACAACAAGAAGCTTTTAGAACTCAAATTCAATGGGCTAAAGAAAAGAAATTACCTATTGTAATTCATTGTCGTGAAGCTTTTGATGAAATTTTCGAAGTATTAGAAAGTGAAAAAGGAGATGACTTATTCGGTATTTTTCATTGTTTTACAGGTACTTTAGAGCAAGCTAAAAAAGCCCTGTCATATAATATGAAATTAGGAATTGGTGGTGTTGCTACTTTTAAAAATGGAAAAATTGATAAATTTTTAAACGAAATAAATATTAAACACATCGTTTTAGAAACTGACGCACCCTATTTAGCACCGACTCCTTACCGTGGTAAAAGAAATGAAAGTGCTTATGTTAGTAATGTTGTAGATAAATTAGTTGACATTTACGGTTTAACTTTCGAAGAAATTGCCGAAATTACAACACAAAACTCTAAAGATATATTTGGTGTCTAA
- a CDS encoding LysR family transcriptional regulator, which translates to MINLEWYRTFKAVYEEGNLTRASKKLFSSQPGVSLHISSLESYVGYKLFERTSRNMIATERAIILYDYILDSLQKLEKSENHFKKIGNGIRQTLSIGMCSEVFQTFFEPNMSSFDFDIIAHFGEYPQMLKELEEGILDLVITPKKNTNQNIDYTPFFHQNIWLVANNKTDTQKVEDAIKDKDWKSLENELKKQIWYSSSNVTGFIKQFWLTNFNKKEYNKPNYIVPNMNSIIRCLKTSKGIALIPSFLCTKELENKNLKLVWKSNNQLKDIFYFAKKKNKKLKVAATIIETIITEESLKYKE; encoded by the coding sequence ATGATAAACCTAGAATGGTACAGAACGTTTAAGGCAGTATATGAAGAAGGAAATTTAACAAGAGCTTCTAAAAAACTATTTTCCTCACAACCAGGAGTTAGTTTACATATTAGTTCTTTAGAATCGTACGTAGGCTACAAACTCTTTGAGAGAACATCTAGAAATATGATTGCTACAGAAAGAGCAATAATTTTGTATGACTATATTTTAGACTCTTTACAAAAATTAGAAAAATCAGAAAATCATTTCAAAAAAATAGGAAACGGTATTAGGCAAACGCTAAGTATAGGAATGTGTTCTGAAGTTTTTCAAACTTTTTTCGAACCCAATATGAGTAGTTTTGATTTTGACATTATAGCACATTTTGGGGAATACCCACAAATGCTAAAAGAATTAGAAGAAGGTATTTTAGATTTAGTTATTACACCTAAAAAAAACACAAATCAAAATATCGATTACACTCCTTTTTTTCATCAAAATATATGGTTAGTTGCAAATAATAAAACAGACACTCAAAAAGTAGAAGATGCTATTAAGGACAAAGATTGGAAATCATTGGAAAATGAACTTAAAAAGCAAATTTGGTATAGTTCTTCTAATGTAACTGGGTTTATAAAACAATTTTGGCTTACAAACTTTAATAAAAAAGAGTACAATAAACCGAATTACATTGTTCCAAACATGAATTCAATTATTAGATGTTTAAAAACAAGTAAAGGAATTGCGTTAATTCCAAGTTTTTTATGCACTAAGGAACTTGAAAATAAAAACCTAAAGCTTGTATGGAAAAGTAACAATCAATTAAAAGATATTTTTTACTTCGCTAAAAAAAAGAACAAAAAATTAAAAGTTGCAGCAACCATAATAGAAACTATCATAACCGAAGAATCGTTAAAATACAAAGAGTAA
- a CDS encoding NAD(P)H-dependent oxidoreductase encodes MKNILIINGWHAFAAAKGEFNKSLFTISKCFFEDKNNYKIKVTEINEVYEVEKEVSKFVWADVIIYHTPIWWFSVPFKFKKYLDEVLTAGYRNGLWNSDGRNAEKPKINYGTGGLLNGKSYIVTTSWNAPEEAFSLQNGLFNELSVDNSALSGFHAMNKYLGLSLIASIPFYDVEKNANIIEELKKYELFIDMCFKSFN; translated from the coding sequence ATGAAAAATATATTAATAATAAATGGCTGGCATGCGTTTGCAGCTGCAAAAGGGGAATTCAATAAATCTTTATTTACAATTAGTAAATGTTTTTTTGAAGATAAAAATAATTATAAAATTAAAGTGACTGAAATAAATGAAGTGTACGAAGTAGAAAAGGAAGTTTCGAAGTTTGTTTGGGCTGATGTTATAATTTATCATACACCTATTTGGTGGTTTTCTGTACCCTTTAAGTTTAAGAAGTACTTGGATGAGGTGTTAACAGCAGGGTATAGAAATGGACTTTGGAATAGTGATGGAAGGAATGCAGAAAAACCAAAAATTAATTATGGTACAGGAGGTTTGTTAAATGGTAAGAGTTATATTGTAACAACAAGTTGGAATGCGCCTGAAGAAGCATTTAGTTTACAAAACGGGTTGTTTAATGAATTAAGTGTTGATAATAGTGCTTTATCTGGCTTTCATGCAATGAATAAGTATTTGGGATTAAGTTTAATAGCGTCTATACCGTTTTATGATGTTGAAAAAAACGCAAATATTATTGAAGAACTTAAGAAATATGAGTTATTTATTGATATGTGCTTTAAGTCTTTTAACTAG